A window from Streptomyces sp. NBC_00299 encodes these proteins:
- a CDS encoding FMN-binding negative transcriptional regulator — MLIHPWDAPRDDTEWQRWLAVHDFGHLVVNGPDGEPPFAQPLHFAYDGERGEVVTHLARPNPMWPALLTHPEVVLSVVDDYAYVPGPWQAAPDQAPEHGEPTSFYAAVQLRCRAHVVDDPAEKAELLNRQVGHFQPEGGSAEVAVGEAPFGRLLAGIRGLRLEVTGVRAKFKYAGRRTAEVQDRIAAKLADRAGPGDAAAREHLLRRRPG, encoded by the coding sequence ATGCTGATACACCCCTGGGACGCGCCCCGCGACGACACCGAGTGGCAGCGCTGGCTGGCCGTCCACGACTTCGGGCACCTCGTCGTCAACGGCCCGGACGGCGAGCCGCCGTTCGCCCAGCCCCTGCACTTCGCGTACGACGGCGAGCGCGGCGAGGTCGTCACCCACCTGGCCCGCCCGAACCCGATGTGGCCGGCACTGCTGACGCACCCCGAGGTCGTACTGAGCGTGGTCGACGACTACGCGTACGTCCCCGGCCCGTGGCAGGCGGCACCGGACCAGGCACCCGAGCACGGCGAACCGACCAGCTTCTACGCGGCGGTCCAACTCCGCTGCCGGGCCCATGTCGTGGACGACCCGGCCGAGAAGGCCGAGCTGCTCAACCGCCAGGTCGGCCACTTCCAGCCGGAGGGAGGCTCGGCGGAGGTGGCGGTCGGCGAGGCGCCGTTCGGCAGGCTGTTGGCCGGCATCCGCGGTCTGCGGCTCGAAGTCACCGGCGTGCGCGCGAAGTTCAAGTACGCGGGCAGGCGCACCGCGGAGGTGCAGGACCGGATCGCCGCGAAGCTGGCGGACCGGGCCGGTCCGGGTGACGCGGCGGCTCGTGAGCACCTGCTGCGCCGGCGCCCGGGCTGA
- a CDS encoding PadR family transcriptional regulator: MRTHGYERGHGGHGHHGRGGFEGLRGAFGPFGPGGPGGPGFGGPGFGPGPWGPRGGRGGPRGRARRGDVRASILALLKDRPMHGYEMIQEIAERSGGAWKPSPGSVYPTLQLLEDEGLIASASEGGKKLFSLTEAGREAAEAGPEAPWEEASRGVDWEALGEIRQAGFGLMEAFGQVWKTGSKEQREKALTVINDARKRLYLILADED; encoded by the coding sequence ATGCGTACCCATGGATACGAGCGTGGACACGGTGGACACGGTCATCACGGCCGAGGCGGCTTCGAGGGGCTTCGCGGTGCCTTCGGGCCGTTCGGGCCGGGTGGCCCTGGGGGCCCCGGTTTCGGTGGGCCTGGATTCGGGCCCGGGCCCTGGGGGCCGAGGGGTGGTCGAGGCGGACCGCGGGGGAGGGCGCGGCGCGGTGATGTGCGCGCGTCGATCCTCGCCCTGCTGAAGGACCGCCCCATGCACGGCTACGAGATGATCCAGGAGATCGCCGAGCGCAGCGGCGGGGCGTGGAAGCCCAGCCCCGGCTCGGTGTACCCCACCCTTCAGCTGCTGGAGGACGAGGGCCTGATCGCCAGTGCGAGCGAGGGCGGCAAGAAGCTGTTCTCGCTCACGGAGGCGGGCCGCGAGGCGGCCGAGGCCGGGCCCGAGGCGCCCTGGGAGGAAGCCTCCCGTGGTGTCGACTGGGAGGCCCTCGGTGAGATCCGCCAGGCCGGCTTCGGTCTGATGGAGGCCTTCGGGCAGGTCTGGAAGACGGGCAGCAAGGAGCAGCGCGAGAAGGCGCTGACCGTCATCAACGACGCCCGCAAGCGGCTGTACCTGATCCTCGCCGACGAGGACTGA
- a CDS encoding Clp protease N-terminal domain-containing protein, producing the protein MQPRIPRQSAQEQDRRRPDAAADDARLSDELAAVISGARRRAVRDGDRQIDTAHLLHSLLEHDRDVYAVFGDGPQIARLLGYLVQRTIGYGLRWQGAVEDSGGVPVVMTGDGFSPLAAGAMEYACRRATLRGDTQARGIDLLAAIVVDPQARAVEVLARAGIDAETLRTRIDEHRDEYVGGAEPAC; encoded by the coding sequence GTGCAACCCCGTATCCCCCGGCAGTCGGCCCAGGAGCAGGACCGCCGGCGCCCGGACGCCGCGGCGGACGATGCCAGGCTCAGCGACGAGCTGGCAGCGGTGATCTCCGGCGCCCGCCGCCGCGCGGTCAGGGACGGGGACCGGCAGATCGACACGGCCCATCTGCTGCACTCGCTCCTTGAGCACGACCGGGACGTGTACGCCGTCTTCGGCGACGGACCCCAGATCGCCCGCCTCCTCGGCTACCTCGTCCAGCGCACCATCGGCTACGGCCTGCGCTGGCAGGGCGCCGTCGAGGACTCCGGCGGCGTACCCGTGGTGATGACGGGTGACGGGTTCTCCCCGCTGGCCGCGGGCGCGATGGAGTACGCCTGCCGACGCGCCACCCTGCGCGGCGACACACAGGCCCGCGGCATCGACCTCCTCGCGGCGATCGTCGTGGACCCGCAGGCCCGCGCCGTCGAGGTGCTCGCACGTGCCGGAATCGACGCAGAGACGCTGCGCACCCGCATCGACGAACACCGGGACGAATACGTCGGCGGCGCCGAACCCGCCTGCTAG
- a CDS encoding aminoglycoside phosphotransferase family protein: MTMHDDQVDVTTDIVATLIQEQFPQWSGKAIQLLSSTGTVNAIFRIGNDLSARFPLRLADAAEALAVLEQEAQASGELAQVSRFPAPQPVALGKPGAGYPMPWSVQTWLPGTIASDADPSGSDAFAEDLAAFIAALRNAETRGRLFSGENRGGVLTDHDDWMAKCFDESKGLLDVPRLRQVWRRLRELPRTGADVMNHGDLIPGNVLVAGDRLSGVLDTGGFGPADPALDLVSAWHLLQPGPREVLRRTLGCDDLEWERGKAWAFEQAMGVVWYYVESNPTMSRMGRRTLDRILESMA; the protein is encoded by the coding sequence ATGACCATGCACGATGACCAAGTGGACGTGACCACCGACATCGTTGCGACCTTGATCCAGGAACAGTTCCCTCAGTGGAGCGGCAAGGCGATCCAACTCCTGTCGTCGACCGGGACGGTCAACGCCATCTTCCGCATCGGGAACGACCTCTCAGCGCGTTTCCCACTGCGTCTGGCCGATGCTGCCGAGGCGCTGGCGGTTCTGGAGCAGGAGGCCCAGGCGAGCGGGGAGCTGGCACAGGTGTCTCGGTTCCCCGCCCCGCAACCCGTCGCCTTGGGAAAGCCCGGAGCGGGTTACCCCATGCCGTGGTCGGTCCAGACATGGCTGCCGGGAACGATCGCCTCTGATGCCGACCCGAGTGGGTCGGACGCTTTTGCCGAGGACCTTGCGGCCTTCATCGCAGCCCTCCGGAACGCCGAGACGCGGGGGCGGCTTTTCAGCGGCGAAAATCGTGGCGGCGTGCTCACCGACCACGACGATTGGATGGCGAAGTGCTTCGACGAGAGTAAGGGGCTGCTCGACGTACCCCGGCTGCGTCAGGTGTGGAGGCGCCTTCGAGAGTTGCCACGCACGGGTGCCGACGTGATGAACCATGGTGACTTGATTCCCGGCAATGTACTGGTCGCGGGAGACCGGCTCAGCGGCGTACTCGACACTGGCGGCTTCGGCCCGGCCGACCCCGCGCTGGATCTGGTCAGCGCCTGGCACCTGTTGCAGCCAGGCCCGCGGGAAGTGCTCCGGCGGACACTGGGCTGTGACGATCTGGAGTGGGAGCGCGGCAAGGCATGGGCGTTCGAACAGGCGATGGGTGTCGTCTGGTACTACGTCGAGAGCAATCCGACGATGAGCAGAATGGGGCGCCGCACACTCGACCGCATTCTGGAGTCGATGGCGTGA
- a CDS encoding aminotransferase class I/II-fold pyridoxal phosphate-dependent enzyme, with the protein MLGGYRIEGRRAADIASSVERAVGAGELEPGQLLPPMRELAVELSVNPNTVAAAYRILRERGVIETAGRRGSRVRPKPATTWRESIRVDVPEGVRNVAAGNPDPALLPPLAKAFTAAAEQNDREPVMYGDEAVDPELARSARAAFDADGVADGPIAVASGSLDVIERVLAAHLKPGDTVAVEDPGWGSLLDLVPAVGLRTAPVGVDDEGPLPDDVRRALEAGARALIVTDRAQNPTGAVVTAARARALRSVLTDHPDVLLIEDDHGHGIVDLPLHALAGTTRSWAFVRSAAKAYGPDLRLAVFTGDPMTVDRVRGRQRLGPGWVSRIGQRALARLWAERAVDPTTVAAAYAARRDALIAALAERGITAHGRSGMNVWIPVPDETGAVARLLHAGWAVAPGARFRMSAPPGIRITVATLAADEIAPLAEAVATAVASAPPRGYA; encoded by the coding sequence GTGCTAGGAGGATATCGGATCGAAGGGCGTCGCGCAGCGGACATTGCGTCGAGCGTCGAGCGTGCGGTGGGTGCCGGTGAGCTGGAACCGGGGCAACTCCTGCCACCCATGCGGGAGTTGGCGGTGGAGCTGAGCGTCAATCCCAACACGGTCGCGGCCGCCTACCGGATCCTGCGGGAGCGCGGGGTCATCGAGACCGCCGGGCGCCGGGGCAGCCGGGTGCGCCCCAAGCCGGCCACGACCTGGCGCGAGTCCATCCGGGTGGACGTGCCGGAGGGGGTGCGGAACGTGGCCGCAGGCAACCCGGACCCCGCACTGCTGCCGCCCCTGGCCAAGGCGTTCACGGCGGCCGCCGAGCAGAACGACAGGGAACCCGTCATGTACGGGGACGAGGCCGTGGACCCGGAGCTGGCGCGCAGCGCGCGGGCCGCGTTCGACGCGGACGGCGTCGCGGACGGTCCGATCGCCGTCGCCTCCGGCTCGCTCGACGTGATCGAACGCGTCCTCGCAGCCCACCTCAAGCCCGGCGACACCGTCGCCGTCGAGGACCCCGGCTGGGGCAGCCTGCTCGACCTCGTCCCGGCGGTCGGGCTGCGGACGGCCCCCGTCGGCGTGGACGACGAGGGTCCGCTGCCGGACGACGTGCGCCGGGCCCTGGAGGCGGGAGCACGCGCCCTGATCGTCACCGACCGGGCGCAGAACCCGACGGGCGCGGTCGTGACAGCCGCACGCGCGCGTGCCCTGCGCTCCGTGCTGACGGACCACCCGGACGTGCTGCTCATCGAGGACGACCATGGCCACGGCATCGTCGACCTGCCTCTGCACGCCCTCGCCGGCACCACCCGCAGCTGGGCCTTCGTCCGCTCGGCCGCCAAGGCCTACGGCCCCGACCTGCGGCTCGCCGTCTTCACCGGCGACCCCATGACCGTCGACCGGGTGCGCGGCCGCCAGCGTCTCGGTCCCGGCTGGGTGAGCCGCATCGGCCAGCGGGCCCTGGCGCGGCTGTGGGCCGAGCGTGCCGTCGACCCCACGACGGTGGCAGCGGCGTACGCCGCTCGCCGCGACGCACTCATCGCCGCGCTGGCGGAGCGGGGTATCACGGCACACGGCCGCAGCGGCATGAACGTGTGGATCCCGGTACCCGACGAGACGGGCGCAGTGGCCCGGCTGCTGCACGCCGGCTGGGCGGTGGCGCCGGGCGCCCGATTCCGGATGAGCGCTCCACCCGGAATCAGGATCACCGTCGCGACCCTGGCTGCGGACGAGATCGCCCCGCTGGCCGAGGCGGTGGCGACGGCGGTGGCTTCGGCGCCGCCTAGGGGGTACGCGTAG
- a CDS encoding EamA family transporter, whose amino-acid sequence MSEKRQAGRGKGVGLGLALGSAVAFGGSGVAAKPLIEAGLDPLHVVWLRVAGAALVMLPLAVRHRALLRRRPALLAGFGLLGVAGVQAFYFASISRIPVGVALLVEYLAPALVLGWVRFVQRRPVTPAAAVGVVLAVGGLACVVEIWSGLSFDALGLLLALGAACCQVGYFVLSDQGSDSGADAPDPLGVIAYGLLIGACVLTVVARPWTMDWSVLGGTAHMDGTPVAAVLLLSWIVLVATVIAYVTGVVSVRRLSPQVAGVVACLEAVIATVLAWFLLGEHLSAPQIIGGAVVLAGAFIAQSSAPAKGSSEPVASGGPERDLSAREPAA is encoded by the coding sequence ATGTCTGAAAAACGTCAGGCCGGCCGCGGCAAGGGCGTCGGGCTCGGTCTGGCGCTCGGTTCCGCGGTCGCCTTCGGAGGGTCCGGCGTCGCGGCCAAGCCACTGATCGAGGCGGGGCTCGACCCGCTGCACGTCGTGTGGCTGCGGGTCGCCGGCGCGGCCCTCGTGATGCTGCCGCTCGCCGTGCGCCACCGCGCGCTGCTGCGCCGCCGCCCCGCCCTGCTCGCCGGGTTCGGACTGCTCGGCGTGGCCGGTGTGCAGGCCTTCTACTTCGCCTCGATATCCCGTATCCCGGTCGGGGTCGCGCTGCTCGTCGAGTACCTCGCCCCCGCGCTCGTCCTTGGCTGGGTGCGGTTCGTGCAGCGGCGGCCCGTCACGCCCGCCGCCGCGGTCGGGGTCGTCCTCGCGGTCGGCGGACTCGCCTGTGTCGTCGAGATCTGGTCAGGGCTGAGCTTCGACGCGCTCGGTCTGCTCCTCGCCCTCGGCGCCGCCTGCTGCCAGGTCGGCTACTTCGTCCTGTCCGACCAGGGCAGCGACTCCGGCGCCGACGCCCCCGACCCGCTCGGAGTGATCGCGTACGGCCTCCTGATCGGTGCCTGCGTACTCACCGTGGTGGCCCGCCCCTGGACGATGGACTGGTCCGTGCTCGGCGGCACCGCGCACATGGACGGCACCCCGGTCGCGGCCGTCCTCCTGCTGTCCTGGATCGTCCTGGTCGCCACCGTCATCGCGTACGTCACCGGAGTCGTCTCCGTACGCCGGCTCTCACCGCAGGTCGCCGGCGTCGTCGCATGCCTCGAAGCGGTCATCGCGACCGTCCTCGCCTGGTTCCTGCTCGGCGAGCACCTCTCCGCGCCGCAGATCATCGGTGGCGCGGTCGTCCTGGCCGGCGCCTTCATCGCGCAGTCGTCGGCGCCCGCGAAGGGCTCCTCGGAGCCGGTGGCGAGCGGCGGTCCGGAAAGGGATTTGTCGGCCCGCGAGCCGGCCGCATAG
- a CDS encoding pyridoxamine 5'-phosphate oxidase family protein, producing the protein MTVTQRRGRKIMMTSGELDEFLTTQRTCRVATVSADGFPHVSALWFAWDGTSLWLYSVVRSKRWTELRHDPRIAVVIDTGEEYEQLRGVELSGTVEFVGESPRVGELRAELDVPEMLFARKNFGLDEMPHDGRHAWMRLTPQKIVSWDFRKLGSR; encoded by the coding sequence ATGACCGTCACTCAGCGCCGGGGCCGGAAGATCATGATGACGTCCGGCGAGCTGGACGAGTTCCTCACCACGCAGCGCACCTGCCGGGTCGCCACGGTGTCCGCCGATGGGTTCCCGCACGTCAGCGCCCTGTGGTTCGCCTGGGACGGCACCTCGCTGTGGCTGTACTCGGTGGTGCGCAGCAAGCGGTGGACCGAGCTGCGCCACGATCCGCGGATCGCCGTCGTGATCGACACGGGCGAGGAGTACGAGCAGCTGCGCGGTGTCGAACTGTCGGGCACCGTCGAGTTCGTGGGCGAGAGCCCGCGCGTCGGCGAGCTGCGCGCCGAACTCGACGTCCCCGAGATGCTGTTCGCGCGCAAGAACTTCGGCCTCGACGAGATGCCGCACGACGGCAGGCACGCCTGGATGCGGCTGACGCCTCAGAAGATCGTGTCCTGGGACTTCCGGAAACTGGGGTCGCGCTAG
- a CDS encoding cysteine hydrolase, with amino-acid sequence MPSFAELSELLDPATTVLLTVECQQGVVGPDSALPELAQEARSSGALDNVARLVAAAHESGVQVIHAIAERRPDGRGANHNARLFRAAERLPVQQLSGTAAVRVAAPIEVTEEDLVVQRLHGLSPVQGTDVDALLRNLGCRTLVVTGVSANVAIPNTVFDAVNRGYVVVVPRDAIAGVPSEYTPAMIRHTLALVATVATTDEVLGGLKRPSRVRRA; translated from the coding sequence ATGCCGTCGTTCGCAGAGCTCAGTGAACTCCTCGACCCCGCGACCACCGTCCTGCTCACCGTCGAATGCCAGCAGGGCGTCGTCGGACCGGACAGTGCGCTGCCCGAACTCGCCCAGGAGGCCCGCTCCTCGGGCGCACTCGACAACGTCGCCCGGCTGGTCGCCGCCGCCCACGAGAGCGGCGTCCAGGTGATCCACGCGATCGCCGAACGCCGTCCCGACGGCCGCGGCGCCAACCACAACGCCCGCCTCTTCCGTGCCGCCGAACGGCTCCCCGTCCAGCAGTTGTCCGGAACGGCGGCGGTACGCGTGGCGGCGCCGATCGAGGTCACCGAGGAGGACCTCGTCGTACAACGACTCCACGGCCTGTCCCCGGTCCAGGGCACCGACGTGGACGCACTGCTGCGCAACCTCGGCTGCCGCACGCTCGTCGTCACCGGTGTCTCGGCCAACGTCGCGATCCCCAACACCGTCTTCGACGCGGTGAACCGGGGATACGTCGTGGTCGTGCCCCGGGACGCCATCGCCGGAGTGCCCTCCGAGTACACCCCGGCGATGATCCGCCACACCCTCGCATTGGTCGCTACGGTCGCGACCACGGACGAGGTACTGGGCGGCCTCAAGCGGCCGTCGCGGGTCAGGCGAGCGTGA
- a CDS encoding DMT family transporter — MSNTAVSGLPIGSGLFYLIVAGAAWGTAGAAASLVYRASDMGPVALSFWRCAIGFVLLLAVRLLRPRVRAHAQAVPAEPFRRKALRAGATGVGLAVFQTAYFAAVDVTGLAVGTVVTLGAGPVFIALGARLTLGERLGRGGVAAVAGALVGLAVLALGGEGATVRPWGVLLALVSAAGYSVMTLLTRKWGRDGGADAASTSVRSFAVTSLCLLPFALVEGLVPHTAEPVRLGWLLAYIAAVPTALAYALYFAGAAAVRSATVSVIMLLEPVSAAVLAVVLLGEHLTAPTLAGTLLMLGSVTGLAVAEARGARRLPA; from the coding sequence GTGTCGAACACCGCTGTCTCCGGCCTGCCCATCGGGAGTGGCCTTTTCTATCTGATCGTCGCCGGTGCCGCCTGGGGAACCGCGGGCGCCGCCGCCTCCCTGGTCTACCGCGCCAGTGACATGGGACCGGTCGCCCTCTCCTTCTGGCGTTGCGCGATCGGTTTCGTGCTGCTGCTGGCCGTCCGCCTCCTGCGGCCACGCGTGCGTGCGCATGCGCAGGCCGTCCCGGCCGAGCCGTTCCGCCGCAAGGCGCTGCGGGCCGGGGCCACCGGCGTAGGACTCGCCGTGTTCCAGACGGCGTACTTCGCTGCCGTCGACGTCACCGGACTCGCCGTGGGCACGGTGGTCACCCTCGGCGCCGGCCCCGTCTTCATCGCGCTCGGCGCCCGGCTGACGCTGGGGGAGCGGCTCGGCCGCGGGGGCGTCGCGGCCGTGGCCGGCGCTCTTGTCGGGCTCGCGGTGCTGGCCCTCGGCGGCGAGGGCGCGACCGTACGGCCGTGGGGCGTGCTGCTCGCGCTCGTGTCCGCGGCCGGGTACTCCGTGATGACCCTGCTGACCCGGAAGTGGGGCCGCGACGGCGGGGCCGACGCCGCCAGTACGTCCGTCCGGTCCTTCGCGGTCACCAGCCTGTGCCTGCTGCCGTTCGCCCTCGTCGAGGGACTCGTGCCGCACACGGCCGAACCCGTACGGCTCGGCTGGCTGCTGGCGTACATCGCGGCCGTCCCCACCGCCCTCGCGTACGCCCTCTACTTCGCGGGCGCGGCCGCCGTACGGTCGGCCACCGTGTCCGTGATCATGCTGCTGGAGCCGGTCAGCGCGGCGGTGCTGGCCGTCGTCCTGCTCGGCGAGCACCTGACGGCACCGACCCTCGCGGGCACCCTGCTGATGCTCGGGTCCGTCACGGGGCTCGCGGTGGCGGAGGCCCGGGGCGCGCGGCGGCTGCCGGCGTGA
- a CDS encoding type II toxin-antitoxin system Rv0910 family toxin, with protein MAEVSAEARIEAPAEKVWAQLTDWSSWNQWNATHTSFPGGGPAALEVGGTFQENMKLMGFPAEVEWTIEELEPVRVLAIRGKGPMAVTVATRYTLTPDGDSATTVRIDGEFTGAAVSLMAGKLKDSATAALNESLRKLAGLVT; from the coding sequence ATGGCCGAAGTCAGCGCGGAGGCACGCATCGAGGCACCGGCCGAAAAGGTCTGGGCGCAGCTGACGGACTGGTCGTCATGGAACCAGTGGAACGCCACCCACACCAGCTTCCCGGGCGGCGGCCCCGCGGCCCTCGAAGTGGGCGGGACCTTCCAGGAGAACATGAAGCTGATGGGGTTCCCGGCCGAGGTCGAGTGGACCATCGAGGAACTGGAGCCGGTACGGGTGCTCGCCATTCGCGGCAAGGGGCCGATGGCGGTGACCGTGGCAACGCGCTACACGCTGACCCCGGACGGCGACAGCGCCACGACCGTGCGCATCGACGGGGAGTTCACGGGGGCGGCGGTGTCATTGATGGCGGGCAAGCTCAAGGACTCGGCGACGGCGGCGCTGAACGAGTCACTGCGGAAGCTGGCGGGCCTGGTGACCTGA
- a CDS encoding PhzF family phenazine biosynthesis protein, protein MRIRIVDAFSDRPFGGNPAGVLLLDGFPEDSWLQNVAMEVNHAETAFAHPLEEGGEADWALRWFTPVAEVAMCGHATLATAHVLHGTGAHEGPVRFATRSGVLVATPREDGSITLDFPTAPLTAVDVPDGVAQALGTEPLVALDTGPNVGDLLLEVADEKTVHSLRPGLKALGAYSERGIIATARAEDPARGYDYVSRCFFPNVGIDEDPVTGSAHTALAPFWSERLGRTDLTGLQASRRSGRVRTELRGDRTLLSGHAVTVIEGELIA, encoded by the coding sequence ATGCGGATTCGAATCGTCGACGCCTTCTCCGACCGCCCCTTCGGCGGCAACCCGGCCGGGGTGCTCCTCCTGGACGGCTTCCCTGAGGACAGTTGGCTCCAGAACGTGGCCATGGAGGTCAATCACGCCGAGACGGCGTTCGCCCACCCGTTGGAGGAGGGCGGGGAGGCGGACTGGGCGTTGCGGTGGTTCACGCCCGTCGCGGAGGTGGCGATGTGCGGGCACGCCACGCTCGCCACGGCCCACGTGCTGCACGGCACCGGCGCCCACGAGGGACCCGTACGGTTCGCCACCCGCAGCGGCGTCCTCGTCGCCACGCCCCGCGAAGACGGCTCCATCACGCTCGACTTCCCGACCGCCCCGCTCACCGCGGTCGACGTACCCGACGGCGTCGCGCAGGCGCTGGGCACCGAGCCGCTCGTGGCCCTCGACACGGGTCCGAACGTCGGCGACCTGCTCCTCGAAGTCGCCGACGAGAAGACGGTCCACTCCCTGCGCCCCGGCCTCAAGGCTCTCGGCGCGTATTCCGAGCGCGGCATCATCGCCACCGCCCGCGCCGAGGACCCCGCCCGCGGCTACGACTACGTCTCCCGCTGCTTCTTCCCGAACGTCGGCATCGACGAGGACCCCGTCACCGGCAGCGCCCACACGGCCCTCGCCCCCTTCTGGTCCGAGCGCCTCGGGCGCACCGACCTCACCGGCCTGCAGGCCTCCCGCCGCTCCGGCCGTGTCCGCACGGAACTGCGCGGCGACCGCACGCTGCTGAGCGGCCACGCGGTGACCGTCATCGAGGGCGAGCTGATCGCCTAG
- a CDS encoding DMT family transporter produces the protein MCYEIVWRIVDPMSTASSTSAASTGPISANPASIGSRAPAAPRARLDWRLRFAALSLIWGFSFLLIKVGTDGYAPFQVTLGRLVFGTAVLAVAMAVKRERLPRGVRTWGHLAVAAFLLNALPFSLFAYSELTIPSTLAGICNATSPLWGMALSLVALSEDRPTRVRVAGLGIGFLGVLTVLGAWQGFHGLDATGTAMALLASLSYPIGWIYVRRTLAGSGESHLSLTGAQLLLASVQLAVVTPVFTSAPTRFPMLPLLAIVALGALGTGLAVLLQYGLVAEVGPTTAQMVTYFIPVIATAAGVAVLGESLSWSTPVGAVIVLVGAALTQVKRGA, from the coding sequence TTGTGCTACGAGATTGTGTGGCGGATCGTTGATCCCATGAGCACCGCCTCCTCCACCAGCGCCGCCTCCACCGGCCCCATCTCCGCCAACCCCGCTTCCATAGGCTCCCGCGCACCGGCCGCGCCGCGCGCCCGCCTCGACTGGCGGCTGCGCTTCGCCGCGCTCTCCCTGATCTGGGGTTTCAGCTTCCTGCTGATCAAGGTGGGCACCGACGGCTACGCCCCCTTCCAGGTCACGCTGGGGCGGCTGGTGTTCGGCACGGCGGTACTCGCGGTCGCGATGGCGGTGAAGCGGGAGCGGTTGCCGCGGGGGGTGCGGACGTGGGGGCATCTGGCTGTCGCCGCGTTCCTGCTGAACGCGCTGCCGTTCTCCCTGTTCGCGTACTCCGAGCTGACGATCCCGTCCACGCTGGCGGGCATCTGCAACGCGACCTCGCCTCTGTGGGGGATGGCCCTGTCCCTGGTCGCCCTCTCGGAGGACCGGCCGACTCGGGTCAGGGTCGCCGGGCTCGGGATCGGCTTCCTCGGCGTGCTGACCGTGCTCGGGGCGTGGCAGGGCTTTCACGGGCTGGACGCCACGGGCACGGCGATGGCGCTGCTGGCCTCTTTGAGCTACCCGATCGGCTGGATATACGTCCGGCGTACGCTGGCCGGCTCCGGTGAGTCGCACCTGTCGCTCACCGGTGCGCAGCTGTTGCTCGCCTCGGTACAACTCGCCGTTGTGACGCCGGTGTTCACTTCCGCGCCGACCCGCTTTCCAATGCTGCCGCTGCTCGCGATCGTGGCGCTGGGGGCGCTCGGTACGGGGCTCGCGGTGCTGCTTCAGTACGGGCTGGTCGCGGAGGTCGGGCCGACCACGGCTCAGATGGTCACGTACTTCATTCCTGTCATCGCCACGGCCGCGGGGGTCGCTGTACTCGGTGAATCGTTGAGCTGGTCCACGCCGGTGGGTGCGGTGATCGTCCTTGTGGGGGCGGCGCTCACTCAAGTGAAGCGGGGCGCCTGA
- a CDS encoding LysR family transcriptional regulator has product MLNLERLRTLDALARHGSVSGAAEGLHITTSAVSQQMSKLEREVGQQLLAKNGRGVRLTDAGRLLAEHAARILSQVELAQSDLEAQRGQVVGELRLVAFPTALRGLFPAALTALRADHPALRLRSRELEPEEGVAAVVRGDADLALVLDWYNKPLPMPEGLAKAAILDDRVEIAMPEGHPLAERREVDLEDFADDEWVSWPEGEFCHEWLVYTLRTKGIEPCIAHRAEEHHTQLALVAAGLGVCVAPRLGRDPMPPGVRVVPVRHRVHRYVYAVWRADADRRPSIRAAVEALQAAAEKIAGG; this is encoded by the coding sequence ATGTTGAACCTGGAGCGCCTGCGCACCCTCGACGCCCTTGCCCGGCACGGCTCGGTCAGCGGTGCCGCCGAGGGACTGCACATCACGACCTCGGCCGTCTCGCAGCAGATGTCCAAGCTGGAGCGGGAGGTCGGCCAGCAGCTCCTCGCCAAGAACGGCCGGGGTGTGCGGCTCACGGACGCGGGACGGCTGCTCGCCGAGCACGCGGCACGCATCCTGTCGCAGGTCGAGCTCGCCCAGTCCGATCTGGAGGCACAGCGCGGCCAGGTGGTCGGTGAGCTCCGGCTGGTCGCATTTCCCACCGCCCTGCGGGGCCTGTTCCCCGCCGCGCTCACCGCGCTGCGGGCCGACCACCCGGCGCTGCGCCTGAGGTCGCGGGAGCTGGAGCCCGAGGAGGGCGTCGCCGCGGTGGTCCGGGGGGACGCCGACCTCGCCCTCGTCCTCGACTGGTACAACAAGCCGCTGCCCATGCCGGAGGGGCTCGCCAAGGCCGCGATCCTCGACGACCGGGTGGAGATCGCCATGCCCGAGGGGCATCCGCTCGCGGAGCGGCGGGAGGTCGATCTGGAGGACTTCGCGGACGACGAGTGGGTCTCCTGGCCCGAGGGCGAGTTCTGTCACGAGTGGCTGGTCTACACGCTGCGCACCAAGGGCATCGAGCCCTGTATCGCCCACCGCGCGGAGGAACACCACACCCAACTCGCTCTGGTCGCCGCCGGGTTGGGCGTCTGCGTCGCGCCCCGGCTGGGTCGCGACCCGATGCCGCCCGGGGTGCGGGTCGTGCCCGTGCGCCACCGGGTCCACCGGTACGTGTACGCGGTGTGGCGAGCGGACGCCGACCGCCGCCCGTCGATCCGGGCGGCGGTGGAGGCCCTGCAGGCGGCGGCCGAGAAGATCGCCGGAGGCTGA